The following proteins are encoded in a genomic region of Longimicrobiaceae bacterium:
- a CDS encoding ferritin-like domain-containing protein gives METTGLGTHAAIIADVLEGLNDLLQLDHDAVGAYEIAMEKLQDRDAAMQIAGFRRDHERHILSLNELIRELGGVPRNEPHDTGPLKEALQSVGALAGDKGILIAWRTNEAMVRGKYDAYARTANAWPTYVKRVVDQNALDEERHHDWVVRYLGGGEGGGALDTVRERVGEVVDAVKDRAGALGGSVAGGLSAAGNRISGMFDPEGEGRLAGVGGAAQGAARGVRDLQGGFEEHVRESPLQTLVVAAIAGFVVGRLLRS, from the coding sequence ATGGAAACGACTGGTCTTGGCACCCACGCCGCGATCATCGCGGACGTGCTGGAGGGCCTCAACGACCTCCTTCAGCTGGACCACGACGCGGTGGGCGCGTACGAGATCGCCATGGAGAAGCTGCAGGACCGCGACGCCGCCATGCAGATCGCCGGCTTCCGCCGCGACCATGAGCGCCACATCCTGTCGCTCAACGAGCTGATCCGCGAGCTGGGCGGCGTGCCCAGGAACGAGCCGCACGACACGGGGCCGCTCAAGGAGGCGCTGCAGAGCGTCGGCGCACTCGCGGGCGACAAGGGCATCCTCATCGCCTGGCGCACCAACGAGGCGATGGTGCGCGGCAAGTACGACGCGTACGCCCGCACCGCCAACGCCTGGCCCACCTATGTGAAGCGCGTGGTGGACCAGAACGCGTTGGACGAGGAGCGGCACCACGACTGGGTGGTGCGCTACCTGGGCGGCGGCGAGGGCGGCGGCGCGCTGGACACGGTGCGCGAGAGGGTCGGCGAGGTGGTGGATGCCGTGAAGGACCGCGCCGGCGCGCTGGGTGGCTCGGTGGCGGGCGGGCTGTCGGCCGCCGGCAACCGCATCTCGGGCATGTTCGACCCCGAGGGCGAGGGACGGCTGGCGGGGGTGGGCGGCGCCGCGCAGGGAGCGGCCCGTGGAGTGCGCGACCTGCAGGGCGGCTTCGAGGAGCACGTGCGCGAGAGCCCGCTGCAGACGCTGGTGGTGGCCGCGATCGCCGGCTTCGTCGTCGGCCGACTTCTTCGCTCATAG
- a CDS encoding LEA type 2 family protein, whose protein sequence is MRRIVRGTLLAAFALLPACASLGSLGQILQPLSFQVDHGQQAQLRLVGPSLGNPLGGAGIRLFARVRNPNPLGLTLSRIQGGLSLEGHQAANVNFPLGLPLSAGQETVIPLDITVSFSQLGGLADVASKALRGSPIQYRLDGNFAVDAGPLGQPSFGPMTLLEGNLAVTR, encoded by the coding sequence ATGAGACGAATCGTCCGCGGCACGCTGCTCGCCGCCTTCGCACTGCTCCCGGCCTGCGCCTCGCTCGGTTCGCTGGGCCAGATCCTCCAGCCGCTCAGCTTCCAGGTGGACCACGGGCAGCAGGCGCAGCTCCGTCTGGTGGGCCCCTCCTTGGGCAACCCGCTGGGCGGCGCGGGAATCCGCCTGTTCGCGCGGGTGCGCAACCCCAACCCGCTGGGCCTCACGCTCAGCCGCATCCAGGGCGGGCTCTCGCTGGAGGGCCACCAGGCCGCCAACGTCAACTTCCCGCTCGGCCTCCCTCTCTCCGCCGGGCAGGAGACGGTGATCCCGCTGGACATCACGGTGAGCTTCTCGCAGCTGGGCGGCCTGGCGGACGTGGCGAGCAAGGCCCTTCGCGGCTCCCCCATCCAGTACCGCCTGGACGGCAACTTCGCCGTGGACGCCGGCCCCCTCGGCCAGCCCAGCTTCGGCCCGATGACGCTGCTGGAAGGGAACCTGGCCGTCACGCGATAG